Proteins from a genomic interval of Desulfovibrio piger:
- a CDS encoding IS5 family transposase (programmed frameshift): protein MAAHRRHDISDKVWANIEKLLPGSKGSVGRPSADNRLFINAVFWILRTGAPWRDLPPDLGDWKNTHRRFCRWRDRGVWEKILEALIVEPDFEWLIIDASHCKVHPHAAGAAGGNEAMSRNKRGLNSKIHLAVDAHGMPVRVIVTEGTRADCKEACALIDGLSAVALLADRGYDTESILRKAGESGFQVVIPPKRSRKISRNYDRELYKVRHLVENAFLHLKRWRGIATRYAKRCASFLAAVQIRCISLWANII, encoded by the exons ATGGCGGCACATCGGAGGCATGATATTTCCGACAAGGTATGGGCAAATATTGAAAAACTTCTTCCCGGTTCCAAAGGCTCTGTCGGTCGTCCTTCCGCCGATAACCGATTGTTTATCAACGCCGTCTTCTGGATACTGAGAACCGGGGCTCCGTGGCGGGATTTACCCCCCGATCTTGGCGACTGGAAAAATACACATCGCCGCTTCTGCCGATGGCGAGATCGGGGAGTTTGGGAGAAAATACTCGAAGCTCTCATTGTCGAACCTGATTTTGAATGGCTCATCATTGATGCCAGTCATTGCAAAGTACATCCCCATGCGGCGGGCGCTGCGGGAGGTAATGAGGCCATGAGCCGCA ACAAAAGGGGGCTCAACTCAAAAATACATCTGGCCGTGGATGCGCATGGTATGCCGGTCAGAGTTATTGTTACAGAAGGTACCCGAGCTGATTGCAAAGAGGCCTGTGCGTTGATTGACGGGTTGAGTGCCGTGGCACTTTTGGCTGATAGAGGCTACGATACGGAGAGTATTCTCCGCAAAGCAGGTGAATCCGGTTTCCAGGTTGTCATCCCGCCAAAGAGAAGTCGTAAAATATCACGCAACTATGACAGAGAGCTCTACAAAGTCAGGCATCTTGTCGAGAATGCTTTTCTCCATCTCAAGCGCTGGCGGGGAATTGCCACACGATATGCCAAAAGATGTGCATCTTTTCTTGCTGCCGTTCAAATCAGATGTATATCTTTGTGGGCAAACATAATTTGA
- the fba gene encoding class II fructose-1,6-bisphosphate aldolase, translating to MPLIGPKEMFAAAYAGRYAVGAFNVNNMEIVQGIMQAASEEKSPVILQVSSGARSYAGQKYLMKLVEAALAEDPSVPVVVHLDHGSSFELCRDCIDGGFTSVMIDGSHLPYEENIALTKQVVEYAHPRGIWVEAELGKLAGVEEHVSNADHVYTDPDQAVDFVERTGCDSLAVAIGTSHGAYKFKGEAKLDFERLEEIGKRLPGYPLVLHGASSVPQEFVEACNKFGGQVGGARGVPEDMLRKAAGMGVCKINVDTDIRLAVTASIRQYLVEHPEAFDPRAYLKPARQAVKDMVAHKIRNVMGSSGKA from the coding sequence ATGCCGCTTATCGGGCCTAAGGAAATGTTCGCCGCCGCCTATGCGGGCCGGTATGCTGTGGGCGCGTTCAACGTCAACAACATGGAAATCGTGCAGGGCATCATGCAGGCCGCCTCGGAGGAAAAATCCCCCGTGATCCTTCAGGTCTCTTCGGGCGCGCGCAGCTATGCCGGGCAGAAATACCTCATGAAGCTGGTGGAAGCCGCCCTGGCCGAGGATCCTTCCGTGCCCGTGGTGGTGCATCTGGACCACGGCTCCAGCTTCGAACTGTGCCGCGACTGTATCGACGGCGGTTTCACCTCCGTGATGATCGACGGCTCGCACCTGCCCTATGAAGAAAACATCGCCCTGACCAAGCAGGTGGTGGAATACGCCCACCCGCGCGGCATCTGGGTGGAAGCCGAACTGGGCAAGCTGGCCGGTGTGGAAGAGCATGTGAGCAATGCCGACCATGTGTACACCGACCCCGACCAGGCCGTGGACTTCGTGGAACGCACGGGCTGCGACTCCCTGGCCGTGGCCATCGGCACCAGCCACGGTGCCTACAAGTTCAAGGGCGAAGCCAAGCTGGACTTCGAACGCCTGGAAGAGATCGGCAAGCGCCTGCCCGGCTATCCGCTGGTGCTGCACGGCGCCTCCAGCGTGCCCCAGGAATTCGTGGAAGCCTGCAACAAGTTCGGCGGCCAGGTGGGCGGCGCCCGCGGCGTGCCGGAAGACATGCTGCGCAAGGCTGCCGGCATGGGCGTGTGCAAGATCAATGTGGATACCGACATCCGTCTGGCCGTGACCGCCTCCATCCGCCAGTATCTGGTGGAACATCCCGAAGCCTTCGACCCCCGCGCGTACCTGAAACCCGCGCGACAGGCCGTCAAGGATATGGTCGCCCACAAGATCCGCAACGTCATGGGATCTTCCGGCAAGGCCTAA
- the gap gene encoding type I glyceraldehyde-3-phosphate dehydrogenase yields the protein MSVSLGMNGFGRIGRYLLRLLADSEDIRITTINARADNASLAHLFKYDSVYGIFPGTVDHDDNGIIINGRHIEVTRCKTGEWEWARLGIDIAVETTGTLKKREDAAQHLQCGAKKVVVSAPCKEADATIVMGVNDDIYDAAAHTVLSAASCTTNCLAPVAKVLNDAFGIRHGLMTTIHSYTMSQRILDGSHKDLRRARAACVSMIPTSTGAAKALALVVPALKGKLDGMAVRVPTPDISLVDLTCELEKPATAEEINAALKAAHDGALHDNMGYCDEPLVSIDFKGSTHGGVVDALSTQVMDGTMAKLIIWYDNESGFTNQLARLLRKVAASL from the coding sequence ATGTCCGTATCTTTGGGGATGAACGGCTTTGGCCGCATCGGTCGTTATCTGCTGCGTCTGCTGGCTGACTCGGAAGACATCCGCATCACCACCATCAACGCCCGCGCCGACAATGCTTCGCTGGCCCACCTTTTCAAATACGACTCGGTGTACGGTATTTTCCCCGGCACCGTCGATCATGACGACAACGGCATCATCATCAACGGCCGTCATATCGAAGTCACCCGTTGCAAGACCGGCGAATGGGAATGGGCCCGCCTTGGCATCGACATCGCCGTGGAGACCACCGGTACCCTGAAAAAGCGCGAGGACGCCGCCCAGCACCTGCAGTGCGGCGCCAAGAAGGTCGTGGTCTCGGCCCCCTGCAAGGAAGCCGACGCCACCATCGTCATGGGCGTCAATGACGACATCTACGATGCCGCCGCCCATACCGTGCTTTCCGCTGCCTCCTGTACCACCAACTGTCTGGCTCCCGTGGCCAAGGTCCTCAACGATGCCTTCGGCATCCGCCACGGCCTGATGACCACCATCCACTCCTACACCATGAGCCAGCGCATCCTGGACGGTTCCCACAAGGACCTGCGCCGTGCCCGTGCCGCCTGCGTGTCCATGATCCCCACCTCCACCGGCGCGGCCAAGGCCCTGGCCCTGGTGGTGCCCGCCCTCAAGGGCAAGCTGGACGGCATGGCCGTGCGCGTGCCCACCCCCGACATCTCCCTGGTGGACCTGACCTGCGAGCTGGAAAAGCCCGCCACCGCAGAAGAGATCAATGCCGCCCTCAAGGCCGCCCATGACGGCGCCCTGCACGACAATATGGGCTACTGCGACGAGCCCCTGGTCTCCATCGACTTCAAGGGCAGCACCCACGGCGGCGTCGTGGACGCCCTGTCCACCCAGGTCATGGACGGCACCATGGCCAAGCTCATCATCTGGTACGACAACGAATCCGGCTTCACCAACCAGCTGGCCCGCCTGCTGCGCAAGGTGGCTGCCAGCCTGTAA
- the surE gene encoding 5'/3'-nucleotidase SurE: MRVLLTNDDGIRAEGLRAMYRALREAGHTVHVVAPMHEQSGVGHSLTFFDPLRAHKIEEPDFEGLGLYGTPTDCVKLALGNLLKKRPDMVISGINAGSNVGPDILYSGTVGAATEAAHEDLPSMALSCDAGGGHPDMDAIARHAVELATRIDWKKVAHRRVINVNYPRGPLSEAKGLRICPQTSAVWKNAYAERKDPRGEPYWWLEGEIPPHTINAGSDKDLLNRGYITVTPLRFEFTDHESLRSLEDMLLS, encoded by the coding sequence ATGCGTGTCCTCCTGACCAACGACGACGGCATCCGGGCCGAGGGCCTGCGTGCCATGTACCGGGCCCTGCGCGAAGCCGGGCATACCGTGCATGTGGTGGCCCCCATGCATGAGCAGTCCGGCGTGGGCCATTCCCTGACCTTTTTCGATCCCCTGCGTGCCCACAAGATCGAGGAACCCGACTTCGAAGGTCTGGGCCTGTACGGCACCCCCACGGACTGCGTGAAGCTGGCCCTGGGCAACCTGCTGAAAAAGCGGCCCGACATGGTCATCTCGGGCATCAATGCGGGCAGCAACGTGGGCCCGGACATCCTCTATTCCGGTACCGTGGGCGCCGCCACCGAAGCCGCCCATGAAGACCTGCCCAGCATGGCGCTCTCCTGCGATGCCGGCGGCGGCCACCCGGACATGGATGCCATCGCCCGCCACGCCGTGGAGCTGGCCACGCGCATCGACTGGAAAAAGGTGGCCCACCGCCGCGTCATCAACGTCAACTATCCCCGCGGCCCGCTGTCCGAGGCCAAGGGCCTGCGCATCTGCCCGCAGACCAGCGCCGTGTGGAAGAACGCCTACGCCGAACGCAAGGACCCGCGCGGCGAGCCCTACTGGTGGCTGGAAGGCGAGATCCCGCCGCACACCATCAACGCCGGTTCGGACAAGGACCTGCTCAATCGCGGCTATATCACCGTGACGCCCCTGCGTTTCGAGTTCACGGACCACGAAAGCCTGCGCAGTCTGGAGGACATGCTGCTTTCCTAG
- the tmk gene encoding dTMP kinase has translation MFITFEGIEGSGKTTARQLLALELEKRGHDVLLTREPGGCGLGRALRPILLDARNSGLCNRAELYLFLADRAQHVAEIIRPAVEAGQIVICDRYTDSTLAYQGYGRGRDPDRLRRANDLATGGLQPDLTLLCDLPVSVGLERAGLRNRREGTVLSEGRFDSESLNFHERVRQGYLTIAAEEPDRIAIIDASQQPEDVVLQCLSAVERHLKQRGSGLE, from the coding sequence ATGTTCATCACATTCGAAGGCATAGAAGGTTCGGGCAAAACCACGGCCCGGCAGCTGCTGGCCCTGGAACTGGAAAAGCGCGGCCACGACGTGCTGCTGACGCGCGAACCGGGCGGCTGCGGTCTGGGGCGCGCCCTGCGTCCCATCCTGCTGGACGCCCGCAATTCCGGCCTGTGCAACCGGGCCGAGCTCTATCTCTTCCTAGCCGACCGGGCCCAGCATGTGGCCGAGATCATCCGTCCGGCGGTGGAAGCCGGACAGATCGTCATCTGCGACCGCTATACCGACTCCACCCTGGCCTATCAGGGCTACGGCCGCGGCCGTGATCCCGACCGTCTGCGCCGGGCCAACGATCTGGCCACCGGCGGCCTGCAACCGGATCTGACCCTGCTCTGCGACCTGCCCGTGTCCGTGGGGCTGGAGCGCGCGGGCCTGCGCAACCGGCGCGAGGGCACGGTGCTCTCCGAAGGCCGTTTCGACAGCGAGAGCCTCAATTTCCACGAGCGCGTGCGCCAGGGCTATCTGACCATCGCGGCGGAAGAGCCCGACCGCATCGCCATCATCGACGCATCGCAACAGCCCGAGGACGTGGTGCTGCAATGCCTCTCCGCCGTGGAGCGGCATCTGAAGCAGCGCGGCAGCGGGCTGGAATAA
- a CDS encoding 3'-5' exoribonuclease YhaM family protein → MQKGIFVKDMAAPNEAEGVFVITLAAQGSSRNGPYWRLVLADASGSVEAKIWSPLSASFPALHTGSFFYAHGRVSTFRDQLQFTVEEGRLLSPEEGAALDLADFMPASPYPLDAMMDELMGLIREEFRYKPWRKLVDGVFKNEELREAFRTCPAAKGVHHAYAGGLLEHTLSVFKLCRRLADQYPELDRQTLLAGALFHDFGKIREFSGGIANDYTDEGRLLGHLEICVEMLAPYLEKSGLEPELQRHLKHLVLSHHGTLEFGAVRVPQTAEALVLHYADNIDAKMAQCRGLFAQLGEGESWTPYQATLGRAMHRCAQTPVEEKVEKKPRASRKSSGEDGMLSLL, encoded by the coding sequence ATGCAAAAAGGCATTTTCGTCAAAGACATGGCGGCCCCCAACGAAGCGGAAGGCGTCTTCGTCATCACCCTGGCCGCACAGGGCAGCTCGCGCAACGGGCCGTACTGGCGGCTCGTGCTGGCCGACGCCAGCGGCAGCGTGGAGGCCAAGATCTGGTCGCCCCTGAGCGCCTCTTTCCCCGCCCTGCATACGGGCAGCTTCTTCTATGCCCACGGCCGGGTGAGCACCTTCCGCGACCAGCTCCAGTTCACGGTGGAGGAAGGCCGCCTGCTTTCGCCGGAAGAAGGCGCGGCCCTTGACCTGGCCGACTTCATGCCCGCCAGCCCCTACCCGCTGGATGCCATGATGGACGAGCTCATGGGGCTGATCCGCGAGGAGTTCCGCTACAAGCCCTGGCGCAAGCTGGTGGACGGAGTGTTCAAAAATGAAGAGCTGCGCGAGGCCTTCCGCACCTGCCCGGCGGCCAAGGGCGTGCACCATGCCTATGCGGGCGGCCTGCTGGAGCATACCCTGAGCGTTTTCAAGCTCTGTCGCCGTCTGGCCGACCAGTATCCCGAGCTGGACCGCCAGACCCTGCTGGCCGGGGCCCTGTTCCACGACTTCGGCAAGATCCGCGAATTTTCCGGCGGCATCGCCAACGATTATACCGACGAGGGCCGCCTGCTGGGGCATCTGGAGATCTGCGTGGAGATGCTGGCTCCCTATCTGGAAAAATCGGGCCTGGAGCCCGAGTTGCAGCGCCATCTCAAGCATCTGGTCCTGAGCCACCACGGTACGCTGGAATTCGGGGCCGTGCGCGTGCCGCAGACCGCCGAGGCCCTCGTGCTGCATTATGCGGACAACATCGACGCCAAGATGGCCCAGTGCCGGGGCCTGTTCGCCCAGCTGGGCGAAGGCGAGAGCTGGACGCCCTATCAGGCCACCCTGGGCCGGGCCATGCACCGCTGCGCGCAGACGCCGGTGGAAGAAAAAGTCGAAAAGAAGCCCCGCGCCTCCCGGAAGTCTTCCGGGGAGGACGGGATGCTCTCCCTGCTGTGA
- a CDS encoding hydratase, whose amino-acid sequence MIQLSDKPVIVQGNTLMEQEEAAARGIDCAAARQNTLAWNILAAHNTAAGDDPTLRLRFDALASHDITYVGIIQTARASGLERFPMPYALTNCHNSLCAVGGTINEDDHLFGLTAARKYGGIFVPPHLAVIHQYAREMMAGCGKMILGSDSHTRYGALGTMAVGEGGPELVKQLLGKTYDVARPEVVLVWLENAPRPGVGPQDIAIALIGAVFKNGFVKNRVMEFAGPGVAGLSVEYRCGIDVMTTETTCLSSIWTTDDKVRDYLAMHGRADDYTELRHDKPACFDRCIRVDLSAIEPMMALPFHPSNAYPVAEVVRHADELFAAVEEEARKQFGKAGEGLKLRDKIHDGGVWVDQGIIAGCAGGSFENCCMAASILDGRSTGCGEFSLSVYPASEPQAIALVRNGAAAKLMAAGAVIKNAFCGPCFGAGDTPAHGALSIRHSTRNFPNREGSKPGNGQISAVALMDARSIAATAANGGRLTPATELDWDKLAVDTTYTFDAGIYQRRVYNGFGKADAAAELKRGPNIADWPSMSPLPENLVLPLASVITDPVTTTDELIPSGETSSLRSNPLKLSEFTLSRKDPAYVGRAKDVQAMEKARLADPADAALLAKLEGMLAPLKAAQPEVYAAVLGAGLKDTGIGSTIFALKPGDGSAREQAASCQKVLGGWANVAAEYATKRYRSNLINWGMLPLLADAALAQKLSVGDCFVLPGIRTAVEQDAAGITGWLVSAAGAVEAVELRLGDLTADERQIILDGCLINFYNHN is encoded by the coding sequence ATGATCCAACTGAGCGACAAACCGGTCATTGTGCAGGGCAACACCCTGATGGAACAGGAAGAAGCCGCGGCGCGCGGCATCGACTGCGCCGCTGCCCGTCAAAATACCCTGGCCTGGAACATCCTGGCCGCCCACAACACGGCTGCCGGGGACGACCCCACCCTGCGCCTGCGTTTTGACGCCCTGGCCTCGCACGACATCACCTATGTGGGCATCATCCAGACGGCCCGCGCCAGCGGCCTGGAACGCTTCCCCATGCCCTACGCGCTCACCAACTGCCACAACAGCCTGTGCGCCGTGGGCGGCACCATCAATGAGGACGACCACCTCTTCGGCCTGACCGCCGCCCGCAAGTACGGCGGCATCTTCGTGCCGCCCCATCTGGCGGTCATCCACCAGTACGCCCGTGAAATGATGGCCGGTTGCGGCAAGATGATCCTGGGCTCCGACAGCCACACCCGCTACGGCGCCCTGGGCACCATGGCCGTGGGCGAAGGCGGCCCCGAGCTGGTCAAGCAGCTGCTGGGCAAGACCTATGACGTGGCCCGTCCCGAAGTGGTGCTGGTCTGGCTGGAGAACGCTCCCCGTCCCGGCGTGGGCCCGCAGGACATCGCCATCGCCCTCATCGGCGCCGTGTTCAAGAACGGCTTCGTCAAGAACCGGGTCATGGAATTCGCCGGCCCCGGCGTGGCGGGCCTTTCCGTGGAATACCGCTGCGGTATCGACGTCATGACCACCGAGACCACCTGCCTGTCCTCCATCTGGACCACGGACGACAAGGTGCGCGATTACCTGGCCATGCACGGCCGCGCCGACGATTACACCGAGCTGCGTCACGACAAGCCCGCCTGCTTCGACCGCTGCATCCGCGTGGACCTGTCCGCCATCGAGCCCATGATGGCCCTGCCCTTCCATCCCAGCAACGCCTATCCCGTGGCCGAAGTGGTGCGCCATGCCGACGAGCTGTTCGCCGCCGTGGAAGAAGAGGCCCGCAAGCAGTTCGGCAAGGCCGGTGAAGGCCTGAAGCTGCGCGACAAGATCCATGACGGCGGCGTCTGGGTGGACCAGGGCATCATCGCCGGTTGCGCGGGCGGTTCGTTCGAGAACTGCTGTATGGCCGCCTCCATCCTGGACGGCCGGAGCACCGGCTGCGGCGAGTTCTCGCTCTCCGTCTATCCCGCCAGCGAACCCCAGGCCATCGCCCTGGTGCGCAACGGCGCCGCTGCCAAGCTCATGGCCGCCGGTGCGGTCATCAAGAACGCCTTCTGCGGTCCCTGCTTCGGCGCGGGCGACACGCCGGCCCACGGCGCCCTGTCCATCCGCCACTCCACCCGCAACTTCCCCAACCGCGAAGGCTCCAAGCCCGGCAACGGCCAGATCTCTGCCGTGGCCCTCATGGACGCCCGCTCCATCGCCGCCACCGCCGCCAACGGCGGCCGCCTGACCCCGGCCACGGAACTGGATTGGGACAAGCTGGCCGTGGACACCACCTACACTTTCGATGCGGGCATCTACCAGCGCCGCGTCTACAACGGTTTCGGCAAGGCCGATGCCGCCGCGGAACTCAAGCGCGGCCCCAACATCGCCGACTGGCCGTCCATGAGCCCCCTGCCGGAGAACCTGGTGCTGCCGCTGGCTTCGGTCATCACCGACCCCGTGACCACCACCGACGAGCTCATCCCCTCGGGCGAGACCTCGTCCCTGCGTTCCAACCCGCTCAAGCTTTCCGAGTTCACCCTGTCGCGCAAGGATCCCGCCTATGTGGGCCGCGCCAAGGACGTGCAGGCCATGGAAAAGGCCCGTCTGGCCGATCCTGCCGATGCCGCCCTGCTGGCGAAGCTGGAAGGCATGCTGGCCCCCCTCAAGGCCGCGCAGCCTGAGGTCTATGCCGCGGTGCTGGGCGCCGGTCTGAAGGACACCGGCATCGGTTCCACCATCTTCGCCCTCAAGCCCGGTGACGGCTCCGCCCGCGAACAGGCCGCTTCCTGCCAGAAGGTGCTGGGCGGCTGGGCCAACGTGGCCGCCGAATACGCCACCAAGCGCTACCGTTCCAACCTCATCAACTGGGGCATGCTGCCCCTGCTGGCCGATGCCGCTCTGGCGCAGAAGCTCAGCGTGGGCGACTGCTTCGTCCTGCCCGGCATCCGTACCGCCGTGGAACAGGATGCCGCCGGCATCACCGGCTGGCTGGTGAGCGCTGCCGGGGCCGTGGAGGCCGTGGAACTGCGCCTGGGCGACCTGACCGCCGACGAACGCCAAATTATTCTGGACGGCTGCCTCATCAACTTCTACAACCACAACTAA